The following are encoded together in the Actinobacillus lignieresii genome:
- the lrp gene encoding leucine-responsive transcriptional regulator Lrp → MEHKKLPKALDAIDLKILNELQRNGKISNIELSKRVGLSPTPCLERVKRLEKQNVIMGYRALLNPELLEAPLLVIVEITLVRGKPDVFEEFNRAVQQLDEIQECHLVSGDFDYLLKTRVADMAAYRKLLGTTLLRLPGVNDTRTYVVMEEVKQTNYLLLK, encoded by the coding sequence ATGGAACATAAAAAACTACCTAAAGCACTAGATGCTATTGACTTAAAAATCTTAAATGAGCTACAACGTAACGGAAAAATCTCTAATATCGAACTTTCTAAACGTGTCGGTTTATCGCCGACACCTTGTTTAGAACGAGTAAAGCGTTTAGAAAAGCAGAATGTGATTATGGGATACCGTGCATTACTGAATCCGGAATTGCTTGAAGCACCGCTATTAGTGATTGTGGAAATTACCTTAGTCAGAGGTAAGCCGGACGTATTTGAGGAATTTAATCGTGCCGTTCAACAATTGGATGAAATTCAAGAATGTCATTTGGTTTCGGGTGATTTCGATTATTTACTCAAAACAAGGGTAGCGGATATGGCGGCTTATCGAAAACTTTTAGGTACGACTTTACTGCGATTACCCGGTGTGAACGATACGCGAACCTATGTCGTAATGGAAGAAGTGAAACAAACCAATTATCTGTTATTAAAATAA